The proteins below are encoded in one region of Lactuca sativa cultivar Salinas chromosome 3, Lsat_Salinas_v11, whole genome shotgun sequence:
- the LOC111901401 gene encoding probable prolyl 4-hydroxylase 7, with product MGFRAFFIPYFLCSLLFFPNFSIQSSGLRNIRGSIIRLPNGDSYGHPFDPTRVTQISWHPRAFLYRNFLTDEECDHLIQLAKDKLEKSMVADNESGKSIESEVRTSSGMFLNKAQDKVVAGIESRISAWTFLPVENGEAMQILHYENGQKYEPHWDYFHDKANQAMGGHRIATVLMYLSNVQKGGETVFPESEIKESQPKAKEDWSECAKKGYAVKPKKGDALLFFSLHPNATTDVLSLHGSCPVIEGEKWSATKWIHVRSFDKSDNTSDDCTDDNANCAMWAAAGECKRNPVYMVGSPEGSGYCRKSCKVC from the exons ATGGGTTTTCGAGCATTCTTCATTCCTTACTTCCTCTGTTCCCTCCTGTTCTTCCCCAATTTCTCCATCCAGTCTTCAGGATTACGCAACAT acgtGGGTCGATTATCAGATTGCCGAATGGTGATTCCTATGGTCACCCCTTTGATCCCACTCGAGTCACCCAAATTTCGTGGCATCCAAG GGCGTTTCTGTATAGAAACTTTCTAACAGACGAAGAGTGCGATCATCTCATTCAATTG GCGAAGgataagctcgagaaatccatggTTGCCGATAATGAATCTGGTAAGAGCATAGAAAGTGAAGTCCGAACAAGCTCCGGCATGTTTCTCAACAAAGCTCAG GATAAAGTTGTTGCTGGAATTGAATCAAGGATTTCTGCGTGGACATTTCTTCCTGTTGAAAATGGAGAAGCTATGCAAATATTGCATTATGAAAATGGTCAAAAATATGAACCACATTGGGATTACTTCCATGATAAAGCCAATCAAGCCATGGGTGGACACAGGATCGCTACTGTTCTTATGTATCTCTCTAATGTCCAAAAGGGTGGTGAGACTGTGTTTCCAGAGTCAGAG ATAAAAGAATCTCAACCGAAAGCTAAAGAAGATTGGTCCGAATGTGCTAAAAAAGGCTACGCAG TGAAACCGAAGAAGGGGGACGCGTTGTTGTTTTTCAGTCTTCATCCAAATGCTACAACCGATGTATTAAGCTTACACGGGAGTTGCCCCGTGATAGAAGGGGAGAAATGGTCAGCAACAAAATGGATCCATGTCAGGAGCTTTGACAAGTCAGATAACACAAGTGATGACTGTACTGATGACAATGCGAATTGCGCCATGTGGGCGGCAGCTGGCGAGTGTAAAAGGAATCCTGTTTATATGGTTGGGTCTCCGGAAGGTTCCGGATATTGTAGGAAGAGTTGCAAAGTATGTTAG
- the LOC111901400 gene encoding uncharacterized protein LOC111901400: MGVCGSKETGCVRVGFGSRKKKKHEDRSDGDAIPKVRERRRRRLGRKKTNGVTNRYSSRSKVDPSADACNSIDRSYRNPTFQGSTEWFDTATGIESDGDEDFYSIQDDTVSQSSSISASVTPRFSDHVNGASFSTSESLTKPNDLPPVATSAGYENGSHIFGLQNNCLPCLNCTTSTDVKSKSSCSSPQSAKKKVTSRLSFKWREGQSNLSILSPKAILQRPIAGSQVPYCPIEKKMSDCWSTLDPNTFKVRGHNYIRDKKKENASNQAAFYPIGVDVFLSPRKIDHIARFLELPKVESSGKIPHLLVVNLQIPLYPPAIFQHEYDGEGMSFVFYFKISENYEQLPIHFQENIRKIIDDEVERVKGFPVDTISPCRERLKILGRVTNLEDLHLSSAERKLMNAYNEKPVLSRPQHEFFLGENYFEIDLNMHRFSYISRKGFEAFQQRLKHCILDFGLTIQGTKAEELPECILCCLQLKEIDYNNYNLLGF, encoded by the exons ATGGGAGTATGCGGATCGAAGGAAACCGGTTGCGTGCGAGTTGGATTCGGTTCTCGGAAGAAGAAGAAACATGAAGATCGTTCAGATGGAGACGCAATACCGAAAGTCcgtgaaagaagaagaagaagattagggAGGAAGAAAACAAACGGTGTTACTAATCGCTATTCATCTCGGAGCAAAGTTGATCCTTCTGCTGATGCCTGTAATTCCATTGATCGTTCTTATCGCAACCCTACATTTCAAG GAAGTACAGAATGGTTTGATACTGCAACAGGGATTGAATCTGATGGCGATGAAGATTTTTACAGCATTCAAGATG ATACTGTATCTCAAAGCAGTTCCATTAGTGCATCAGTAACTCCAAGATTTTCTGATCATGTCAATGGTGCTTCCTTTTCAACCTCTGAATCACTAACAAAACCGAATGACCTGCCACCTGTCGCCACATCAGCTGGATACGAAAACGGATCTCACATTTTTGGATTACAAAATAATTGTCTTCCATGTCTTAATTGCACAACCTCAACAGATGTAAAGAGCAAATCATCATGTTCAAGTCCTCAAAGTGCTAAAAAGAAAGTAACTTCAAGACTTTCTTTTAAATGGCGTGAAGGCCAATCAAATCTTTCAATTT TGTCACCAAAAGCTATATTGCAAAGACCAATTGCAGGGTCTCAAGTTCCATATTGTCCAATAGAGAAGAAAATGTCTGATTGTTGGTCAACGCTTGATCCAAATACTTTTAAAGTCAGAGGACATAATTATATAag agataaaaagaaagaaaatgctTCAAATCAAGCTGCTTTTTACCCAATTGGTGTTGATGTTTTCTTATCTCCTCGTAAAATTGATCATATTgcaagatttcttgaacttccAAAAGTTGAATCATCTGGAAAAATCCCTCATCTACTTGTTGTAAATCTTCAA ATACCATTATACCCCCCTGCAATATTTCAACATGAATACGATGGAGAAGGAATGAGTTTTGTTTTCTACTTCAAAATCTCTGAAAACTACGAACAACTCCCAATCCATTTTCAGGAAAACAtaagg AAAATAATCGATGATGAGGTGGAAAGAGTGAAAGGATTCCCTGTAGACACGATTTCACCATGTAGAGAAAGATTAAAGATTTTGGGTCGCGTAACAAATTTAGAAGATCTTCATTTAAGTTCAGCTGAAAGAAAACTCATGAACGCGTATAATGAAAAACCCGTTCTCTCTCGCCCTCAACATGAATTTTTCTTG GGAGAAAACTACTTTGAAATCGACCTAAATATGCATAGATTCAGTTACATTTCAAGAAAAGGGTTTGAAGCATTTCAACAGAGACTAAAACATTGTATCCTAGATTTCGGTCTCACAATTcag GGAACTAAGGCTGAAGAATTACCGGAGTGTATTTTATGCTGCCTTCAATTGAAAGAAATCGATTACAACAATTACAATCTACTCGGGTTTTAA
- the LOC111901402 gene encoding transcription factor MYB35, translating to MGRRPPCCDKSHVKKGPWTAEEDAKILAYVASHGIGNWTLVPQKAGLNRCGKSCRLRWTNYLRPDLKHDSFTPHEEQLILRYHQAIGSRWSLIAKQLPGRTDNDVKNHWNTKLKKKLSKMGIDPITHKPFGQLLSDYGNINEIIPTTTPRPTTTTDHLHPEPLDFSHADSSLTIIDPFQDQHHQLNLLTPPHFHINEAASSSTSSPASKPPQVNLPSSPSIWSDYLIGDQEQEYTNESDLGIISGENTYSYNGSGSGSGLGLGVDPSKNILDIPTNSISFVESILNRDREMQLDFPPLFDGYSEY from the exons ATGGGAAGAAGGCCTCCTTGTTGCGATAAATCGCATGTTAAGAAAGGGCCATGGACTGCTGAAGAAGATGCCAAGATTCTTGCATATGTTGCAAGTCATGGAATTGGAAATTGGACTTTGGTTCCTCAAAAAGCAG GTCTTAATAGATGCGGGAAGAGTTGTAGGTTGAGATGGACGAATTATCTTAGACCCGATCTTAAACATGATAGTTTTACTCCTCATGAAGAACAACTTATTTTGAGGTATCACCAAGCCATTGGTAGTAG GTGGTCTTTAATCGCAAAACAACTACCAGGAAGAACAGACAACGATGTAAAGAATCATTGGAACACAAAACTAAAGAAAAAACTTTCCAAAATGGGAATCGATCCCATCACCCACAAACCCTTTGGTCAACTCCTTTCCGATTATGGAAATATCAACGAAATCATCCCAACCACCACCCCCcgccccaccaccaccaccgatcACCTCCACCCTGAACCGCTAGATTTCTCACACGCAGACAGTTCATTAACCATAATCGACCCATTCCAAGACCAACACCACCAACTAAACCTCCTCACCCCTCCCCATTTTCACATCAATGAAGCCGCCTCATCTTCCACGTCATCACCCGCCTCAAAACCTCCACAAGTGAATTTACCATCTTCTCCCTCCATTTGGTCCGACTACCTCATCGGTGACCAAGAACAAGAGTACACAAACGAATCTGATCTTGGGATTATTTCAGGTGAAAACACATATAGTTACAAtggatcgggatcaggatcaggattagGGTTAGGGGTAGATCCGTCAAAGAACATATTAGACATCCCGACTAATTCTATTTCTTTTGTGGAGTCTATTTTGAACCGGGACCGCGAAATGCAATTGGACTTTCCGCCATTATTCGATGGGTATTCCGAGTACTGa